A genome region from Lucilia cuprina isolate Lc7/37 chromosome 3, ASM2204524v1, whole genome shotgun sequence includes the following:
- the LOC111677411 gene encoding 40S ribosomal protein S14a — protein sequence MAPRKAKAQKEEVQVSLGPQVRDGEFVFGVAHIYASFNDTFVHVTDLSGRETIARVTGGMKVKADRDEASPYAAMLAAQDVAEKCKTLGITALHIKLRATGGNKTKTPGPGAQSALRALARSSMKIGRIEDVTPIPSDSTRRKGGRRGRRL from the exons ATGGCTCCCAGAAAGGCTAAAGCTCAAAAAGAAGAAGTCCAAGTTTCTTTGGGCCCCCAAGTACGTGATGGTGAATTCGTTTTCGGCGTTGCTCACATCTATGCCAGTTTCAACGATACCTTCGTCCATGTTACCGATTTGTCTGGCCGTGAAACCATTGCCCGTGTCACTGGTGGCATGAAGGTAAAGGCTGATCGTGATGAAGCTTCTCCCTACGCCGCTATGTTGGCTGCTCAA gatGTTGCTGAAAAGTGCAAAACTTTAGGCATCACTGCCTTGCACATCAAATTGCGTGCTACCGGTGGTAACAAGACCAAAACCCCTGGACCCGGTGCCCAATCTGCTCTCCGTGCTTTGGCCCGTTCTTCTATGAAGATTGGCCGCATTGAAGATGTTACTCCCATTCCCTCCGATTCTACCCGCAGAAAGGGTGGTCGTCGTGGTCGCCGTTTGTAA